The following are encoded together in the Nocardioides thalensis genome:
- a CDS encoding 4Fe-4S dicluster domain-containing protein has product MSIPTKKATCSDGTQQIPLVDHRAQVPVSVDQSLCIEGCNLCVQVCPLDALAIDPETNKAYMHVDECWYCGPCADRCPTGAVTVNIPYLLR; this is encoded by the coding sequence ATGAGCATCCCGACCAAGAAGGCCACGTGCTCCGACGGGACCCAGCAGATCCCGCTCGTCGACCACCGGGCCCAGGTGCCGGTGTCCGTCGACCAGTCCCTGTGCATCGAGGGCTGCAACCTGTGCGTCCAGGTCTGCCCGCTCGACGCGCTCGCGATCGACCCCGAGACCAACAAGGCCTACATGCACGTCGACGAGTGCTGGTACTGCGGCCCGTGCGCGGACCGGTGCCCGACCGGCGCCGTCACCGTCAACATCCCCTACCTGCTGCGCTGA
- a CDS encoding GntR family transcriptional regulator, translating to MTHSELVADQRRRADRARQVADVLRRQVLAGVYDDGPLPAEPALVAEFGTTRNTVRAALDLLRAEGLVDRCPGVGTTVVSRKHHHGLDRLLGLAEVFDGLGTVRNEVRTLTVTRPPAAVRDHLRLGPDDDVVYVERLRHLDGVPLSLDLTYLVPDLGSALLERDLAGSDIFGLLEEVAGQRLGHADLTVEAVSADAHSAAVLGTPRHAALLMVERLTHLEDGRPVDFEFIRFRGDRLTLRGTTRRDPLEA from the coding sequence ATGACTCACTCCGAGCTCGTGGCGGACCAGCGGCGCCGGGCCGACCGCGCCCGACAGGTCGCCGACGTCCTGCGGCGCCAGGTCCTCGCCGGCGTCTACGACGACGGCCCCCTCCCCGCCGAACCCGCACTAGTCGCTGAGTTCGGCACGACCCGCAACACGGTTCGAGCGGCCCTCGACCTGTTGCGCGCCGAGGGCCTGGTCGACCGCTGCCCGGGCGTCGGGACCACGGTGGTCAGCCGCAAGCACCACCACGGGCTGGACCGCCTGCTCGGCCTGGCCGAGGTCTTCGACGGCCTCGGCACGGTGCGCAACGAGGTGCGCACGCTCACCGTGACGCGGCCGCCGGCCGCCGTGCGGGACCACCTCCGGCTCGGCCCGGACGACGACGTCGTCTACGTCGAGCGGCTGCGCCACCTCGACGGCGTACCGCTGTCCCTGGACCTCACCTACCTGGTCCCCGACCTCGGCAGCGCGCTCCTGGAGCGCGACCTGGCGGGCAGCGACATCTTCGGCCTGCTCGAGGAGGTCGCCGGCCAACGGCTCGGCCACGCCGATCTCACGGTCGAGGCGGTCAGCGCGGACGCCCACAGCGCCGCGGTGCTCGGCACCCCGCGCCATGCGGCCCTGCTGATGGTCGAGCGGCTGACCCACCTCGAGGACGGCCGACCCGTCGACTTCGAGTTCATCCGCTTCCGCGGCGATCGACTGACGCTGCGGGGCACCACCCGACGCGACCCCCTGGAGGCGTGA